In Betta splendens chromosome 22, fBetSpl5.4, whole genome shotgun sequence, the following proteins share a genomic window:
- the wdr20a gene encoding WD repeat-containing protein 20 isoform X2 — protein sequence MWPQAADLSKPIDKRIYKGTQPTCHDFNHLTATAESVSLLVGFSAGQVQLIDPIKKETSKLFNEERLIDKSRVTCLKWVPGSESLFLVSHASGNMYLYNVEHTCGTTAPHYQLLKQGENYSVHTCKSKSTRNPLLKWTVGEGALNEFGFSPDGKFLACVSQDGFLRVFNFDAVELHGTMKSYFGGLLCVCWSPDGKYIVAGGEDDLVTVWSFLDCRVIARGHGHKSWVSVVAFDHYTTSVEESDPMEFSGSDEDFQDQMIHFGRDRANSTQSRLSKRNSTDSRPVSVTYRFGSVGQDTQLCLWDLTEDILFPHLPLSRTRTHTNVMSATSPPVGATIITNTSSNTANGNNSGANTPGINSLSTTLPRSNSLPHSAATTATANNTNKANSGGGNSSGIMDSAIATGVSKFATLSLHDRKERHHEKDHKRNHSMGHISSKSSDKLNLLTKTKTDPAKTLGTLLCPRMEDVPLLEPLICKKIAHERLTVLIFLEDCLVTACQEGFICTWARPGKVGLLSSQNQASSPSGTVV from the exons GCTGCTGATCTGAGCAAGCCCATAGACAAACGTATCTACAAGGGGACGCAGCCCACCTGTCATGATTTCAACCACCTCACCGCTACAGCAGAAAGCGTGTCTCTGCTGGTGGGTTTCTCTGCAGGACAGGTGCAGCTCATTGATCCCATCAAGAAGGAGACGAGCAAGCTTTTCAATGAGGAG CGACTAATAGACAAATCCAGAGTAACATGCTTGAAATGGGTGCCAGGCTCTGAGAGCCTGTTCCTGGTTTCTCATGCCAGCGGGAATATGTATCTGTACAACGTGGAGCATACTTGTGGCACAACGGCTCCACACTACCAGCTGCTTAAACAGGGAGAGAACTACTCTGTACACACCTGTAAGAGTAAATCGACGCGGAACCCTCTTCTCAAATGGACAGTGGGCGAGGGGGCACTAAATGAGTTTGGCTTCTCTCCAGACGGGAAGTTCCTAGCATGCGTAAGCCAGGACGGCTTCTTACGGGTGTTTAACTTTGACGCTGTTGAGCTTCATGGCACCATGAAGAGCTACTTTGGcggtttgttgtgtgtgtgttggagtccTGATGGAAAGTACATAGTTGCAGGTGGAGAGGACGATCTGGTGACCGTTTGGTCCTTCTTGGACTGCAGAGTCATCGCCCGAGGTCATGGGCATAAGTCGTGGGTGAGTGTGGTGGCATTCGACCATTACACCACCAGCGTGGAGGAGAGTGACCCAATGGAGTTCAGCGGCAGTGATGAGGACTTCCAGGATCAAATGATCCACTTTGGACGAGATCGGGCCAACAGTACGCAGTCTCGTCTCTCAAAGCGCAACTCCACAGACAGCCGGCCTGTTAGTGTGACATACCGGTTTGGCTCGGTGGGCCAGGACACACAGCTGTGCCTATGGGACCTCACTGAGGACATCCTTTTTCCCCATCTTCCACTTTCACGGACACGTACTCACACTAACGTCATGAGTGCTACAAGCCCCCCTGTGGGTGCTACAATAATCACTAACACCTCTAGTAACACTGCTAATGGAAACAACAGTGGTGCCAATACTCCTGGCATTAACTCCCTGTCTACCACGTTGCCACGCTCCAACAGCCTGCCCCATTCAGCCGCaaccacagcaacagcaaacaaTACCAACAAGGCCAACAGTGGTGGCGGAAACAGTAGCGGAATTATGGACAGCGCCATTGCTACAGGTGTCAGTAAGTTTGCAACACTGTCGCTCCACGATCGCAAGGAGCGCCACCACGAGAAGGACCACAAGCGCAATCACAGCATGGGGCATATCAGCAGTAAGAGCAGCGACAAGCTCAACCTCCTgacaaaaaccaaaacagacCCTGCTAAGACTCTGGGCACGCTGCTGTGCCCGCGCATGGAGGACGTGCCCCTCCTCGAGCCCCTCATCTGTAAAAAGATAGCACACGAGAGACTGACTGTACTCATATTTTTAGAGGACTGTTTAGTGACTGCTTGTCAGGAGGGATTTATTTGCACATGGGCGAGGCCAGGCAAAGTG ggTTTATTGTCATCCCAAAACCAAGCCAGCTCTCCCAGTGGGACAGTAGTATAG
- the LOC114848224 gene encoding MAPK/MAK/MRK overlapping kinase-like isoform X2, with amino-acid sequence MLWASESDVAANTEGMHRYKIIKKIGEGTFSDVVKTQSLKDGKFYACKTMKQTINSLEQANNLREVQAMKRLSPHANIIQLHELIFNKETGTVSLICELMEMNIYEYIQGRQTPLPEHTVKQYMYQLCKSLEHMHSCGIFHRDVKPENILIKQNILKLGDFGSCRSVYSKPPHTEYISTRWYRAPECLLTDGYYSLKMDIWSTGCVFFEIMSLNPLFPGTNELDQVAKIHDVLGTPEHSVLQKFKQSRAMHFNFPPKKGSGISRLIPNCPAPALSLLYQMLAYDPDERITAETALRHTYFREIRLAEKKADTLHRVSGIVDGVGSGETHSSLQHIWRQTRLGKQLRGRHTRQTPLMSHNMKHVAEPVIRRNVAHYSSELPKLNMVVPGPQISFPVSTVPAFTVTHRGTLPAITSKKCQSRLAKPRDESHRTAFKTYYMPPLERKHGGF; translated from the exons ATGTTATGGGCAAGCGAATCAGATGTGGCGGCTAACACCGAAGGAATGCATC GATACAAAATAATTAAGAAAATTGGGGAGGGCACATTTTCTGACGTGGTCAAAACTCAGAGCCTGAAAGATGGGAAGTTCTACGCATGTAAAACCATGAAGCAGACCATTAACAG TCTGGAGCAGGCCAATAACCTGCGGGAAGTTCAGGCAATGAAGAGACTGAGCCCACATGCAAATATCATCCAGCTGCATGAACTGATTTT CAACAAAGAAACTGGAACCGTTTCTTTAATTTGTgagctgatggagatgaacatCTATGAATACATACAAG GAAGACAAACTCCACTTCCCGAACACACAGTTAAACAATACATGTACCAGCTTTGCAAGTCGCTTGAACATATGCACAG CTGCGGGATCTTTCACCGAGATGTAAAGCCTGAGAACATTCTGATCAAA CAAAATATTCTGAAGCTTGGAGACTTTGGCTCCTGTCGGAGTGTGTACTCCAAGCCCCCACACACGGAGTACATTTCCACACGCTGGTACAGAGCTCCAGAGTGTCTCCTCACTGACGGCTATTACAGCTTAAAGATGGACATCTGGAGCACTGGCTGTGTCTTTTTTGAGATCATGAG cttaAACCCTCTCTTTCCCGGAACCAATGAGTTGGACCAGGTTGCTAAGATTCACGATGTGCTGGGGACGCCGGAACACAGTGTCCTTCAGAAGTTTAAGCA GTCTAGAGCGATGCATTTCAATTTTCCTCCTAAGAAGGGCTCCGGGATCTCACGGTTAATCCCCAACTGTCCAGCCCCGGCCCTGTCGCTGCTCTATCAGATGCTTGCCTACGACCCAGACGAACGTATCACTGCGGAAACAGCTCTGCGGCACACGTACTTCAGGGAAATCAG ACTGGCAGAGAAGAAAGCCGACACCCTTCACAGAGTTTCTGGGATTGTGGATGGAGTAGGGAGTGGTGAAACGCACAGCTCCTTACAGCACATCTGGCGTCAAACCAGACTTGGCAAACAGCTGAGGGGAAGACACACAAGACAAACACCTTTAATGAGT CACAACATGAAGCATGTAGCAGAGCCCGTCATCAGACGGAACGTCGCTCATTACTCCTCGGAGCTGCCCAAGCTCAACATGGTCGTACCAGGACCTCAGATCTCCTTCCCAGTCTCCACTGTGCCTGCATTCACGGTCACTCACCGAGGCACGCTGCCAGCCATCACATCTAAAAAGTGCCAGTCACGGTTGGCAAAG CCCCGGGATGAGTCACACCGCACAGCTTTTAAGACCTACTACATGCCACCTCTGGAGCGGAAACACGGAGGCTTCTAA
- the LOC114848224 gene encoding MAPK/MAK/MRK overlapping kinase-like isoform X3, protein MVTAHLWSKGYKIIKKIGEGTFSDVVKTQSLKDGKFYACKTMKQTINSLEQANNLREVQAMKRLSPHANIIQLHELIFNKETGTVSLICELMEMNIYEYIQGRQTPLPEHTVKQYMYQLCKSLEHMHSCGIFHRDVKPENILIKQNILKLGDFGSCRSVYSKPPHTEYISTRWYRAPECLLTDGYYSLKMDIWSTGCVFFEIMSLNPLFPGTNELDQVAKIHDVLGTPEHSVLQKFKQSRAMHFNFPPKKGSGISRLIPNCPAPALSLLYQMLAYDPDERITAETALRHTYFREIRLAEKKADTLHRVSGIVDGVGSGETHSSLQHIWRQTRLGKQLRGRHTRQTPLMSHNMKHVAEPVIRRNVAHYSSELPKLNMVVPGPQISFPVSTVPAFTVTHRGTLPAITSKKCQSRLAKPRDESHRTAFKTYYMPPLERKHGGF, encoded by the exons ATGGTCACCGCCCACCTCTGGAGTAAAG GATACAAAATAATTAAGAAAATTGGGGAGGGCACATTTTCTGACGTGGTCAAAACTCAGAGCCTGAAAGATGGGAAGTTCTACGCATGTAAAACCATGAAGCAGACCATTAACAG TCTGGAGCAGGCCAATAACCTGCGGGAAGTTCAGGCAATGAAGAGACTGAGCCCACATGCAAATATCATCCAGCTGCATGAACTGATTTT CAACAAAGAAACTGGAACCGTTTCTTTAATTTGTgagctgatggagatgaacatCTATGAATACATACAAG GAAGACAAACTCCACTTCCCGAACACACAGTTAAACAATACATGTACCAGCTTTGCAAGTCGCTTGAACATATGCACAG CTGCGGGATCTTTCACCGAGATGTAAAGCCTGAGAACATTCTGATCAAA CAAAATATTCTGAAGCTTGGAGACTTTGGCTCCTGTCGGAGTGTGTACTCCAAGCCCCCACACACGGAGTACATTTCCACACGCTGGTACAGAGCTCCAGAGTGTCTCCTCACTGACGGCTATTACAGCTTAAAGATGGACATCTGGAGCACTGGCTGTGTCTTTTTTGAGATCATGAG cttaAACCCTCTCTTTCCCGGAACCAATGAGTTGGACCAGGTTGCTAAGATTCACGATGTGCTGGGGACGCCGGAACACAGTGTCCTTCAGAAGTTTAAGCA GTCTAGAGCGATGCATTTCAATTTTCCTCCTAAGAAGGGCTCCGGGATCTCACGGTTAATCCCCAACTGTCCAGCCCCGGCCCTGTCGCTGCTCTATCAGATGCTTGCCTACGACCCAGACGAACGTATCACTGCGGAAACAGCTCTGCGGCACACGTACTTCAGGGAAATCAG ACTGGCAGAGAAGAAAGCCGACACCCTTCACAGAGTTTCTGGGATTGTGGATGGAGTAGGGAGTGGTGAAACGCACAGCTCCTTACAGCACATCTGGCGTCAAACCAGACTTGGCAAACAGCTGAGGGGAAGACACACAAGACAAACACCTTTAATGAGT CACAACATGAAGCATGTAGCAGAGCCCGTCATCAGACGGAACGTCGCTCATTACTCCTCGGAGCTGCCCAAGCTCAACATGGTCGTACCAGGACCTCAGATCTCCTTCCCAGTCTCCACTGTGCCTGCATTCACGGTCACTCACCGAGGCACGCTGCCAGCCATCACATCTAAAAAGTGCCAGTCACGGTTGGCAAAG CCCCGGGATGAGTCACACCGCACAGCTTTTAAGACCTACTACATGCCACCTCTGGAGCGGAAACACGGAGGCTTCTAA
- the LOC114848224 gene encoding MAPK/MAK/MRK overlapping kinase-like isoform X1 codes for MMHYSNWLIGVKNRASLRNACKTLPSTDWGNRANVVDVQNNNPHSNEKTSELMVTAHLWSKGYKIIKKIGEGTFSDVVKTQSLKDGKFYACKTMKQTINSLEQANNLREVQAMKRLSPHANIIQLHELIFNKETGTVSLICELMEMNIYEYIQGRQTPLPEHTVKQYMYQLCKSLEHMHSCGIFHRDVKPENILIKQNILKLGDFGSCRSVYSKPPHTEYISTRWYRAPECLLTDGYYSLKMDIWSTGCVFFEIMSLNPLFPGTNELDQVAKIHDVLGTPEHSVLQKFKQSRAMHFNFPPKKGSGISRLIPNCPAPALSLLYQMLAYDPDERITAETALRHTYFREIRLAEKKADTLHRVSGIVDGVGSGETHSSLQHIWRQTRLGKQLRGRHTRQTPLMSHNMKHVAEPVIRRNVAHYSSELPKLNMVVPGPQISFPVSTVPAFTVTHRGTLPAITSKKCQSRLAKPRDESHRTAFKTYYMPPLERKHGGF; via the exons GCAATGCATGTAAAACACTGCCCAGCACCGACTGGGGCAACAGGGCGAATGTTGTGGACGTGCAGAACAACAACCCACATTCAAACGAGAAGACATCCGAGCTGATGGTCACCGCCCACCTCTGGAGTAAAG GATACAAAATAATTAAGAAAATTGGGGAGGGCACATTTTCTGACGTGGTCAAAACTCAGAGCCTGAAAGATGGGAAGTTCTACGCATGTAAAACCATGAAGCAGACCATTAACAG TCTGGAGCAGGCCAATAACCTGCGGGAAGTTCAGGCAATGAAGAGACTGAGCCCACATGCAAATATCATCCAGCTGCATGAACTGATTTT CAACAAAGAAACTGGAACCGTTTCTTTAATTTGTgagctgatggagatgaacatCTATGAATACATACAAG GAAGACAAACTCCACTTCCCGAACACACAGTTAAACAATACATGTACCAGCTTTGCAAGTCGCTTGAACATATGCACAG CTGCGGGATCTTTCACCGAGATGTAAAGCCTGAGAACATTCTGATCAAA CAAAATATTCTGAAGCTTGGAGACTTTGGCTCCTGTCGGAGTGTGTACTCCAAGCCCCCACACACGGAGTACATTTCCACACGCTGGTACAGAGCTCCAGAGTGTCTCCTCACTGACGGCTATTACAGCTTAAAGATGGACATCTGGAGCACTGGCTGTGTCTTTTTTGAGATCATGAG cttaAACCCTCTCTTTCCCGGAACCAATGAGTTGGACCAGGTTGCTAAGATTCACGATGTGCTGGGGACGCCGGAACACAGTGTCCTTCAGAAGTTTAAGCA GTCTAGAGCGATGCATTTCAATTTTCCTCCTAAGAAGGGCTCCGGGATCTCACGGTTAATCCCCAACTGTCCAGCCCCGGCCCTGTCGCTGCTCTATCAGATGCTTGCCTACGACCCAGACGAACGTATCACTGCGGAAACAGCTCTGCGGCACACGTACTTCAGGGAAATCAG ACTGGCAGAGAAGAAAGCCGACACCCTTCACAGAGTTTCTGGGATTGTGGATGGAGTAGGGAGTGGTGAAACGCACAGCTCCTTACAGCACATCTGGCGTCAAACCAGACTTGGCAAACAGCTGAGGGGAAGACACACAAGACAAACACCTTTAATGAGT CACAACATGAAGCATGTAGCAGAGCCCGTCATCAGACGGAACGTCGCTCATTACTCCTCGGAGCTGCCCAAGCTCAACATGGTCGTACCAGGACCTCAGATCTCCTTCCCAGTCTCCACTGTGCCTGCATTCACGGTCACTCACCGAGGCACGCTGCCAGCCATCACATCTAAAAAGTGCCAGTCACGGTTGGCAAAG CCCCGGGATGAGTCACACCGCACAGCTTTTAAGACCTACTACATGCCACCTCTGGAGCGGAAACACGGAGGCTTCTAA